A DNA window from Pseudomonas wuhanensis contains the following coding sequences:
- a CDS encoding putative hydro-lyase, with product MSQPTLSFEQLKHSAPLALRQCIAAGHYRGHTSGLAQGRVQANIVILPNDWANEFLRYCTLNRQACPVLDVTEPGDPYFRNLGTAIDIRHEVSRYRVYRHGELSEEPSDIEHLWQDDLVAFAIGCSFSFEQPLLDAGIALRHIDLGRNVAMYRTNIDTRPTARLSGKLVVSMRPMKAAAAIQAIQITARMPNVHGAPVHIGDPALIGIDSLSSPDYGDAVPVDADEIPVFWACGVTPQSVVQTSRPPLCITHAPGCMLVTDVLNSAL from the coding sequence ATGAGCCAACCCACCCTGTCTTTCGAACAACTGAAGCACAGCGCTCCGCTCGCCCTGCGCCAATGCATCGCTGCCGGACACTATCGGGGCCACACCAGCGGCTTGGCCCAAGGTCGGGTGCAAGCCAATATCGTGATTCTGCCCAATGATTGGGCGAACGAGTTTCTTCGGTATTGCACGCTCAATCGGCAGGCTTGCCCGGTGCTCGACGTTACCGAACCCGGTGATCCGTATTTTCGCAATCTCGGCACCGCCATTGATATCCGCCACGAGGTGTCCCGATACAGGGTCTATCGCCATGGCGAACTGAGCGAAGAACCGTCGGATATCGAGCATTTGTGGCAGGACGATCTGGTGGCCTTCGCCATCGGCTGCTCGTTCTCCTTCGAACAACCGCTGCTGGATGCCGGCATCGCCCTCAGGCACATCGATCTGGGGCGCAATGTTGCCATGTACCGGACGAACATAGACACTCGCCCTACCGCACGCCTGAGCGGCAAGCTGGTGGTGAGCATGCGCCCGATGAAAGCCGCCGCGGCGATCCAGGCGATCCAGATCACCGCCCGCATGCCCAACGTCCACGGCGCGCCCGTGCACATCGGTGATCCAGCGCTGATCGGCATCGATTCACTAAGCAGCCCGGACTACGGCGATGCCGTGCCAGTCGACGCCGACGAAATCCCGGTATTCTGGGCCTGCGGTGTGACCCCGCAATCGGTGGTGCAAACTTCGCGTCCGCCGCTGTGCATCACCCACGCCCCCGGCTGCATGCTGGTAACGGATGTTTTGAATAGTGCTTTGTAA
- a CDS encoding LysR family transcriptional regulator, with product MNLKFLETFVWVARLQSFSLTAEKMFSTQAAISSRIASLEEELGLRLFVRDSRGVSLTLEGLKVLDYAEQMLEVQRALKYSLDNTNPQQGLVRIGVMDTVIHTWLSPLMSTLMQTFPAVEIEITADAARNLCDQLQKGYLDIVFQTDLIRHESVRNLELAHYPMHWIAASNSIYARPYASLAEMASERIITFVKNSRPHQDVLNLLHAHGIGTPRVSCVNSVSAMTRLIRDGFGIGALPAALVAKPLASGELIQLEPGTRLPQLDVVASWRAGVGLELIESIVDMSRQVVSQYAADVGPLRMVPAPGLNNRRTLE from the coding sequence ATGAACCTCAAATTTCTCGAAACCTTCGTCTGGGTCGCCCGCCTGCAAAGCTTCAGCCTCACTGCCGAGAAAATGTTCAGCACTCAGGCCGCTATCTCCAGCCGGATTGCCTCGCTGGAAGAAGAGTTGGGCCTGCGTTTGTTCGTGCGCGATTCACGTGGCGTGTCGCTGACGCTCGAAGGTCTCAAGGTGCTCGATTACGCCGAGCAGATGCTTGAGGTTCAGCGAGCGTTGAAATACTCACTGGATAACACCAATCCACAACAGGGTCTGGTGCGCATCGGTGTGATGGATACGGTGATCCACACCTGGCTCAGCCCGTTGATGTCGACCTTGATGCAGACCTTCCCCGCCGTGGAAATCGAAATCACGGCCGACGCCGCACGCAATCTGTGCGATCAGTTGCAAAAGGGCTATCTGGACATCGTGTTCCAGACGGACCTGATCCGCCACGAAAGTGTGCGCAACCTCGAACTGGCGCACTACCCCATGCACTGGATCGCCGCCAGTAACTCAATCTATGCCCGCCCCTATGCCTCACTGGCCGAAATGGCCAGTGAGCGCATCATCACCTTCGTCAAAAACTCCCGGCCGCATCAGGATGTACTCAACCTGCTGCACGCCCACGGCATCGGCACGCCACGCGTCAGTTGCGTCAATTCGGTGTCGGCCATGACCCGGCTGATTCGTGACGGCTTCGGCATTGGCGCCTTGCCGGCCGCGCTGGTGGCCAAGCCCTTGGCCAGCGGCGAGTTGATTCAGCTGGAACCGGGTACTCGCTTGCCGCAGCTGGATGTCGTGGCTTCATGGCGCGCCGGCGTCGGCCTGGAGTTGATCGAGAGCATCGTCGATATGAGCCGCCAGGTAGTCTCCCAATACGCTGCGGATGTCGGCCCGCTTCGAATGGTTCCGGCACCCGGTCTCAACAACCGACGGACTCTTGAATAA
- a CDS encoding MFS transporter — MTDHVLSGSGRTGPFSWYGPLSKNEKRTFWSCKIGYALDGMDTQMLSFVIPTLIATWGISKGDAGMIGTCTLLASAAGGWIAGILSDRIGRVLTLQLTVLWFAFFTFLCGLAQNYEQLLVARTLMGFGFGGEWTAGAVLIGEVIRSQDRGKAVGMVQAGWALGWGLTALLYAGLFSFLPPEEAWRALFMIGLVPALFVLVIRRLVKESDTFEQACIERKAKPEKDSRWAFFEIFAPRMLSTTLRASLLTTGALGGYYAITTWLPTYLKTERGLSVLGTGGYLAMVIVGSYIGYVTSALLTDAIGRKKNFILFAVGSMAIVLAYTQLPIDNTWMLWLGFPLGFFASGIFAGMGAFLTELFPTRMRGSGQGFCYNAGRSIAALFPLLIGALSETLPIGTGIGIFAAGAYGVVILAALSLPETRGRQLES, encoded by the coding sequence ATGACTGACCACGTGCTTTCAGGTTCGGGCCGCACCGGCCCGTTCAGTTGGTACGGCCCCCTGTCGAAAAATGAAAAGCGTACCTTCTGGAGTTGCAAGATCGGCTATGCCCTGGATGGCATGGACACGCAGATGCTGAGTTTCGTCATTCCGACCCTGATCGCAACCTGGGGCATCTCCAAGGGTGATGCCGGGATGATTGGCACTTGTACGCTGCTGGCCTCGGCGGCGGGTGGCTGGATCGCCGGAATACTGTCCGACCGCATCGGTCGGGTGCTCACCCTGCAACTGACGGTACTGTGGTTCGCCTTCTTCACCTTCCTCTGCGGACTGGCACAGAACTACGAGCAACTGCTGGTGGCCCGGACTTTGATGGGCTTTGGTTTCGGCGGTGAATGGACTGCGGGTGCGGTGCTGATTGGCGAGGTGATTCGCTCCCAGGATCGCGGCAAGGCAGTGGGCATGGTGCAGGCCGGATGGGCGCTAGGGTGGGGGCTTACGGCATTGCTCTATGCCGGGTTATTCAGCTTTCTACCACCGGAAGAGGCTTGGCGGGCGCTGTTCATGATCGGGTTGGTGCCAGCGCTATTTGTATTGGTGATCCGCCGACTGGTCAAGGAGTCGGACACCTTCGAGCAGGCCTGCATTGAGCGCAAGGCCAAGCCTGAAAAGGATTCGCGTTGGGCCTTCTTTGAAATCTTCGCACCACGGATGCTCAGTACCACCTTGCGCGCTTCGTTGCTGACCACCGGCGCGCTGGGCGGTTATTACGCGATCACCACGTGGTTGCCAACTTACCTGAAAACCGAGCGCGGCCTGAGCGTACTCGGCACTGGCGGTTATCTGGCGATGGTGATCGTCGGCTCTTACATTGGCTATGTGACCAGTGCATTGCTGACCGATGCCATTGGTCGGAAGAAGAACTTCATCCTGTTTGCCGTCGGCTCCATGGCGATCGTTCTGGCCTACACCCAACTGCCCATCGACAACACCTGGATGCTCTGGCTGGGCTTTCCGTTGGGTTTTTTCGCCTCGGGCATTTTTGCGGGCATGGGCGCTTTTCTGACCGAGTTGTTTCCGACCCGCATGCGCGGTTCGGGCCAGGGCTTTTGCTATAACGCCGGGCGCTCCATCGCCGCGCTGTTTCCGTTGTTGATCGGTGCACTGAGCGAAACGTTGCCGATTGGTACGGGGATCGGAATCTTCGCTGCCGGTGCCTATGGTGTGGTGATTCTGGCCGCGTTAAGCCTGCCGGAAACCCGCGGTCGTCAACTCGAATCCTGA
- a CDS encoding OprD family porin — translation MNYSLSTQRLYFPVGTLLGLSLLGAPVAQADFIADSKGSLEARNFYFNRDFRQDGSRDKAEEWAQGFLLRMESGYTAGTLGFGLDALGMAGFKLDSGGGTAGTNLLPPDLSGGSQDRYGELGLTAKVRLSKSTLRLGTLQIKDPVVNSNDTRLLPGTFKGALVNVQEIDRLKLTAGQLTQINFVDSTDYQDMTANRIGGQSDKFQFAGADYQFLPNLTAQYRYGKLENIYQQNYLGLVHLLDMGAGQSLKSDVRYARSIEDGNFRDLDNQAFGAMFTYSLGGHALGFGYQRMSGDDPFPYIGRSDPYLVNFVQIGDFANVDEHSWQTRYDYNFAALGVPGLSFMTRYISGDNVQRSAPGEGKEWERDTDIAYVVQDGTLKGLGFKWRNASVRSNFGNDLDENRLIVSYTLALW, via the coding sequence ATGAACTATTCGCTTTCCACTCAACGGTTGTACTTCCCGGTCGGCACATTGCTCGGTTTGAGCTTGCTCGGCGCTCCGGTCGCTCAGGCGGATTTCATTGCCGACAGTAAAGGCAGCCTGGAAGCGCGCAACTTTTACTTCAATCGCGATTTCCGCCAAGACGGCTCGCGTGACAAAGCCGAGGAATGGGCACAGGGTTTTCTGTTGCGGATGGAGTCCGGGTATACCGCTGGCACGCTGGGGTTTGGTCTGGATGCGCTGGGCATGGCCGGTTTTAAACTGGACTCCGGCGGCGGCACGGCGGGCACCAATCTGTTGCCGCCGGATTTGTCGGGCGGCTCGCAGGATCGCTATGGCGAGTTGGGCCTGACGGCCAAAGTGCGTTTGTCCAAGAGCACCCTGAGGCTGGGGACGTTGCAGATCAAGGATCCGGTGGTGAACTCCAACGATACTCGTCTGTTGCCGGGAACGTTCAAGGGAGCACTGGTGAATGTTCAAGAAATTGACCGATTGAAACTGACTGCCGGGCAACTCACGCAGATCAACTTTGTCGACTCCACCGACTACCAGGACATGACTGCCAATCGCATCGGCGGGCAAAGCGACAAGTTCCAGTTCGCCGGGGCTGACTATCAATTCCTGCCGAATCTGACAGCGCAGTACCGCTACGGCAAGCTGGAAAATATCTACCAGCAAAACTACCTCGGATTGGTCCACCTGCTGGATATGGGGGCCGGCCAGTCGCTCAAGAGCGACGTGCGTTATGCGCGCAGCATTGAAGATGGCAACTTTCGTGACCTCGATAACCAGGCTTTCGGTGCGATGTTTACCTACAGTCTCGGCGGCCACGCACTGGGCTTCGGCTACCAGCGCATGAGCGGCGATGATCCGTTTCCGTACATCGGACGCAGCGATCCGTATCTGGTCAACTTCGTGCAGATCGGTGACTTCGCCAACGTTGACGAACACTCCTGGCAAACGCGTTATGACTATAACTTCGCGGCATTGGGTGTACCGGGGTTGAGCTTTATGACCCGCTACATCTCGGGCGATAACGTGCAGCGCAGTGCTCCGGGTGAAGGCAAGGAGTGGGAGCGCGACACCGATATCGCTTACGTGGTGCAGGACGGTACGTTGAAAGGCCTGGGCTTTAAATGGCGCAACGCGTCGGTGCGTTCGAACTTTGGCAATGATCTGGATGAGAATCGCTTGATCGTCAGCTATACCCTGGCGCTTTGGTAA
- a CDS encoding LysE family translocator: MFSNYLGEFLALATIHFLAVVAPGPDFAVTIRQSVRFGRLVGICTALGIGAGISVHVLYTLLGVGALMHTTPWLLTVAKVVGGAYILYLGVSLIRSKPKTVLEGDKGADEPVVEQTLLKAFTTGFLTNATNPKATLFFLAIFTTIISASTPLQIQALYGVWMCFVNALWFVIVALFFSSTRVRLLFMRMGHWFERTMGVILILFAGRLILSM; encoded by the coding sequence ATGTTTTCAAATTACCTGGGCGAGTTTCTGGCGCTGGCAACGATCCACTTTCTGGCCGTGGTCGCCCCCGGACCGGATTTCGCCGTGACCATCCGCCAAAGCGTGCGTTTCGGCCGCTTAGTGGGGATTTGCACGGCGCTGGGCATCGGCGCGGGCATTTCCGTGCATGTGCTTTACACCTTGCTTGGCGTCGGCGCGCTGATGCACACCACGCCCTGGTTGTTGACGGTGGCCAAGGTCGTTGGGGGTGCCTACATTTTGTACCTCGGCGTGAGCCTGATACGCAGCAAACCCAAAACCGTGCTGGAAGGCGACAAAGGTGCAGACGAACCGGTGGTCGAGCAAACATTGCTGAAGGCGTTCACCACAGGTTTTCTGACCAACGCCACCAACCCCAAGGCCACGCTGTTTTTCCTGGCAATCTTCACGACCATCATCAGCGCCTCGACACCACTGCAGATTCAGGCACTGTACGGGGTGTGGATGTGTTTCGTGAATGCCTTGTGGTTCGTGATCGTGGCGCTGTTTTTTTCCAGCACCCGGGTGCGGTTGCTGTTCATGCGCATGGGGCACTGGTTCGAACGAACCATGGGGGTGATCCTGATTCTGTTCGCTGGCCGATTGATTCTGTCGATGTAA
- a CDS encoding 2OG-Fe(II) oxygenase — protein MMLDVERLDETCIQKLANEEVLAIRVKGLLPGPLAIQIGDKILAPGFEGYINAPSIGRIGMAFYEAENQPLLIEDYFKRATSNIAELRSRCAPYSSPVDTLRCMLDESWPAGAHLENLYGRKMYVGLSRVVKPGVCFLAHHDIFAKDAPDSFQAKSLEAQFACNVYLNMPTEGGALQMWDHDISPDQFDEMRGDSYGIDPALLGPPTLEIRPEPGDFIMFNSRCMHSVTPGVDDPRLSLSFFVGYRGNASPLTFWS, from the coding sequence ATGATGCTTGACGTCGAGCGTCTCGATGAGACGTGCATACAAAAACTGGCCAACGAAGAAGTCCTCGCCATCCGCGTCAAAGGCTTGTTGCCTGGGCCGCTGGCGATCCAGATCGGCGACAAGATCCTCGCCCCGGGCTTCGAAGGCTACATCAACGCGCCGAGCATCGGTCGCATTGGCATGGCGTTTTATGAAGCGGAAAACCAGCCGCTGCTGATCGAGGACTATTTCAAGCGCGCCACCAGCAATATCGCCGAATTGCGCAGCCGTTGTGCGCCCTACTCCTCCCCTGTCGACACGTTGCGCTGCATGCTCGACGAGTCCTGGCCGGCGGGGGCGCATCTGGAAAATCTCTATGGCCGCAAGATGTATGTGGGGCTATCCCGGGTCGTCAAACCCGGGGTGTGCTTCCTCGCCCATCACGACATTTTCGCCAAGGATGCGCCGGACAGTTTCCAGGCCAAAAGCCTGGAAGCGCAGTTCGCCTGCAACGTCTACCTGAACATGCCGACCGAGGGCGGCGCGTTGCAGATGTGGGACCACGACATTTCCCCGGACCAATTCGATGAAATGCGTGGCGACAGTTACGGCATCGACCCGGCCTTGCTTGGCCCGCCGACCCTGGAGATTCGTCCTGAGCCGGGTGATTTCATCATGTTCAATTCGCGCTGCATGCACTCGGTGACCCCGGGTGTGGACGACCCGCGATTGAGCCTTTCCTTCTTTGTCGGTTATCGCGGCAATGCTTCACCCCTGACTTTCTGGAGCTGA
- a CDS encoding alanyl-tRNA editing protein, giving the protein MTLRLFFHSDDLKANVEVLDCTPYENEFAVVLRATLFHPQGGGQPWDTGWIGESQVLRVVQDPDRIIHFVDHPVKLGMTLIRVDEQRRRFNTRMHSAGHLIGHFVQAMGWMPTKAHHWPDEGRVQFKPGDSAQEVDAQTIQYGITQWIAHDLPRLTSLREGAREIGFGELPAYGCGGTHVRSLKDLGTVTIASLSQKKGALSVHYSVD; this is encoded by the coding sequence ATGACGCTTCGCCTCTTTTTCCATAGTGATGACCTCAAGGCCAATGTGGAAGTCCTGGATTGCACGCCCTACGAGAACGAATTCGCAGTAGTGCTGCGCGCCACACTGTTTCATCCTCAGGGCGGCGGGCAACCCTGGGATACCGGCTGGATCGGCGAAAGCCAGGTGCTGCGCGTGGTTCAGGATCCGGACCGGATCATCCATTTTGTCGACCATCCGGTAAAACTCGGCATGACCCTGATTCGGGTCGACGAGCAACGCCGCCGGTTCAACACGCGCATGCATTCAGCGGGGCACCTGATCGGTCACTTCGTCCAGGCGATGGGCTGGATGCCGACCAAGGCTCATCACTGGCCGGATGAAGGACGTGTCCAATTCAAGCCGGGTGATAGCGCGCAGGAGGTCGATGCGCAGACGATTCAATACGGCATCACGCAATGGATCGCCCATGACCTGCCACGCCTGACGTCGTTGCGCGAAGGCGCCCGGGAAATCGGTTTCGGTGAGCTGCCCGCCTACGGCTGCGGCGGCACCCATGTACGGAGCCTGAAGGATTTGGGCACGGTCACGATCGCTTCCCTTTCACAGAAAAAGGGAGCGCTGTCAGTCCACTACAGCGTGGACTGA
- a CDS encoding LysR family transcriptional regulator translates to MSINLPLPLLGEMAIFVKVVETGSFSEAARQLGSSPSAVSRSISRLEKALATRLLQRTTRKLRLSDGGEEVFKRCQEMVSAAKSVMEISGQFTHEAEGLVRVSVPKAVGRFVIHPHMPEFLRRYPKVNVELLLEDRQVDLIDDNVDLAIRITDRPPAGLVGRQLLTIDHLLCATPQYLAEHGTPTHPHDLLNHSCIYLGETPSDARWKFKKGSKAVTVGVRGRYAANHTGVRLGAVLQHIGIGSLPYFTARYALEQGLIVQVLPDWTFLASYHGGAWLLHSPTRYLPPKLRVFIDYLVECLEKEPTLSRPGKPSALGKVAAEYELPESDGLL, encoded by the coding sequence GTGAGCATAAATCTTCCCCTGCCGCTGCTCGGTGAAATGGCGATTTTCGTCAAGGTTGTCGAGACCGGCAGTTTCTCCGAAGCGGCCCGCCAATTGGGCTCTTCACCCTCGGCGGTGAGTCGCAGTATTTCGCGGCTGGAGAAGGCACTCGCCACGCGGCTGCTGCAACGAACTACGCGTAAGTTGCGCCTGAGTGACGGTGGCGAAGAGGTGTTCAAGCGTTGCCAGGAGATGGTCAGCGCGGCGAAATCGGTGATGGAAATCAGCGGTCAGTTCACCCATGAGGCGGAAGGGCTGGTGCGCGTCAGCGTGCCTAAGGCCGTCGGGCGATTCGTGATTCATCCACACATGCCGGAATTCCTGCGGCGCTATCCCAAAGTGAATGTGGAGTTGTTGCTCGAGGACCGTCAGGTGGATTTGATCGACGACAACGTCGACCTGGCGATCCGTATTACCGATCGCCCTCCCGCCGGACTGGTGGGGCGGCAGTTGCTGACCATCGATCATTTGCTCTGTGCAACGCCGCAGTATCTGGCCGAGCACGGCACCCCGACTCATCCCCATGACTTGCTTAACCACAGCTGCATCTATCTGGGCGAAACCCCGAGTGATGCGCGCTGGAAGTTCAAGAAAGGCAGCAAAGCCGTGACCGTCGGCGTGCGCGGACGTTATGCCGCCAATCACACGGGCGTGCGACTGGGCGCGGTATTGCAACACATCGGAATCGGCAGCCTGCCGTACTTCACTGCCCGTTATGCGCTGGAACAAGGGCTGATCGTGCAGGTTCTGCCGGACTGGACTTTTCTGGCGTCCTACCACGGAGGTGCGTGGCTGCTGCATTCGCCAACCCGCTATCTACCGCCCAAGTTACGGGTGTTTATCGACTATCTGGTGGAATGCCTGGAGAAGGAACCGACCTTGAGCAGGCCGGGCAAGCCAAGTGCGTTGGGCAAGGTCGCGGCAGAGTATGAGCTGCCCGAGAGTGATGGGTTGCTTTGA
- a CDS encoding PA2817 family protein, producing MSNVVADHLVLLDHLRSILVAVGEAEQVPEESHALFLDRFDELRALLPVDPIESQYLGQDILCQVITRYPQIAHLVPRDLLWYFAGDCLHYMPDDEIDLYQALEERRFEAEQNDEPFDWNQEKQLLAMSNQDSKH from the coding sequence GTGTCCAACGTCGTTGCCGATCATCTCGTCTTGCTCGACCACCTGCGCAGCATCCTGGTCGCCGTAGGTGAGGCCGAACAGGTTCCCGAAGAAAGCCATGCCTTGTTCCTGGATCGCTTCGACGAACTGCGTGCATTGCTGCCGGTCGACCCGATCGAAAGCCAATACCTGGGCCAGGACATTCTGTGTCAGGTGATCACTCGCTATCCGCAAATCGCCCACCTGGTCCCGCGCGACCTGCTGTGGTACTTCGCCGGCGACTGCCTGCATTACATGCCCGATGATGAAATCGACCTGTACCAGGCCCTTGAAGAACGTCGCTTTGAAGCCGAACAGAACGACGAACCGTTCGACTGGAATCAGGAAAAACAGCTGCTGGCGATGTCGAACCAGGACAGCAAGCACTGA
- a CDS encoding acyl-CoA dehydrogenase, translated as MLLLWILVLVVGIAYLAHRRTAPLPALGIIAAYLLAMGIFSHAPVWLMLIFWVMLAVVSAFLVLPDLRRKLFTAPIFGWFQKNLPPMSQTEREAIEAGTVWWDGELFSGRPDWNKLLAYPKAQLSEEEQAFIDGPTEELCAMVSDWQIAQLMDLPPQAWDHIKKHGFFALIIPKEYGGKGFSAYAHSQVAMKLATRSGDLASTVMVPNSLGPAELLLHYGTDEQRNHYLPRLARGDDIPCFALTGPMAGSNVGGMTDTGVICKGEWEGKETLGLRLNWEKRYITLGPVATLIGLAFKAYDPDHLLGDKVDLGISLALIPTQTPGVEIGRRHLPLGASFMNGPNSGKDVFVPLEFIIGGQEMLGEGWMMLMNCLSVGRSISLPAIGTAAGKFTSLVTGQYAQVREQFNAPLSAFEGIQEALARIGGSTWLMDSARMLTANAVDLGEKPSVPSAIIKYHLSERGRECISHAMDVHGGRAIIMGPNNYLARSWQGAPISVTVEGANILTRNLMIFGQGAIRCHPFVLKEMALAHREDKQQALIEFDALLLDHIGFAVCNAASTLVLNLGLGHFEHMPGDKLSQGYFRALNRQAAAFALLADLSMMLLGGDLKRRERLSARLGDVLSYLYLASGALKRYHDLDSPEHMHPLFTWAMEESLGQSERALDELLTNFPNKVLGCLMRVMVFPFGRRHRGPSDRLAANVAAVIGRPKGDPTLEELLGGCYRPQSPDDSVGALQHACDLLNAAKPVQKKLNTALKSRQVKPTLGESAIDAALEGGVLQPVEAQTLREAEVARRKVIDVDDFDPKELVLAKGKVR; from the coding sequence ATGTTGCTGTTGTGGATACTGGTTCTGGTGGTCGGGATTGCCTACCTGGCACATCGGCGCACTGCGCCTCTGCCCGCCTTGGGCATCATTGCGGCCTATCTGCTGGCGATGGGCATCTTCAGCCATGCCCCCGTCTGGCTGATGCTGATTTTCTGGGTGATGCTCGCGGTCGTGAGCGCTTTCCTGGTGCTGCCGGATCTGCGCCGAAAACTCTTCACGGCGCCAATATTCGGATGGTTTCAAAAAAACCTGCCGCCGATGTCGCAAACCGAGCGTGAAGCCATTGAAGCCGGCACGGTCTGGTGGGATGGCGAGCTGTTCAGCGGTCGCCCGGACTGGAACAAACTGCTGGCCTATCCAAAAGCGCAACTGAGCGAAGAGGAACAAGCGTTCATCGATGGCCCGACCGAAGAGCTCTGCGCCATGGTCAGCGATTGGCAGATCGCCCAGTTGATGGATCTGCCGCCCCAGGCTTGGGACCACATCAAAAAGCATGGTTTTTTTGCCCTGATCATTCCCAAAGAATACGGAGGCAAAGGCTTCTCGGCTTATGCGCACTCCCAGGTAGCGATGAAACTGGCCACCCGCAGCGGCGACCTGGCGTCGACCGTCATGGTGCCCAACTCCCTCGGCCCGGCGGAACTGCTGCTGCATTACGGCACCGACGAACAACGCAATCATTACCTGCCACGGCTGGCACGCGGTGACGATATCCCCTGCTTTGCCTTGACGGGTCCGATGGCGGGCTCCAACGTCGGCGGAATGACCGACACCGGAGTGATCTGCAAAGGTGAATGGGAAGGCAAGGAAACCCTCGGCCTGCGTCTGAACTGGGAAAAACGCTACATCACCCTCGGCCCGGTGGCGACCTTGATCGGCCTGGCCTTCAAGGCCTATGACCCGGACCATCTGCTGGGCGACAAAGTCGACCTGGGGATCAGCCTCGCCTTGATTCCAACCCAGACCCCCGGTGTAGAAATCGGTCGCCGTCACCTGCCGCTGGGCGCCTCATTCATGAACGGTCCGAACTCTGGCAAGGATGTGTTCGTACCTTTGGAATTCATCATCGGCGGTCAGGAGATGCTCGGCGAGGGCTGGATGATGCTGATGAACTGCCTGTCGGTCGGGCGCTCCATTTCGCTGCCTGCCATCGGTACCGCTGCGGGCAAGTTCACCAGTCTGGTGACGGGCCAATACGCGCAGGTTCGTGAACAATTCAACGCACCGCTGTCAGCCTTCGAAGGGATTCAGGAAGCACTGGCGCGGATCGGCGGCAGTACCTGGCTGATGGACAGCGCACGGATGCTCACCGCCAACGCGGTCGACCTCGGCGAAAAGCCGTCGGTACCTTCGGCCATTATCAAATATCACCTCTCCGAACGCGGCCGCGAATGCATCAGCCACGCCATGGATGTTCACGGCGGCAGGGCCATTATCATGGGCCCGAACAACTACCTGGCGCGCAGCTGGCAAGGTGCGCCCATTTCCGTCACGGTCGAAGGTGCGAACATCCTGACACGCAACTTGATGATCTTCGGCCAGGGCGCTATTCGCTGCCATCCGTTCGTGCTCAAGGAAATGGCCCTCGCCCACCGCGAAGACAAACAACAGGCCCTGATCGAGTTCGATGCACTGCTGCTCGATCACATTGGTTTTGCCGTGTGCAACGCCGCCAGCACCCTGGTGCTGAACCTCGGGCTCGGGCATTTCGAACACATGCCCGGGGACAAGCTCAGCCAAGGCTATTTCCGTGCACTCAACCGTCAGGCCGCAGCCTTTGCTCTGCTTGCAGACCTGAGCATGATGCTGCTGGGCGGTGATTTGAAACGTCGTGAACGGCTGTCCGCACGTCTGGGGGATGTGCTCAGCTACCTGTATCTGGCCTCCGGTGCACTCAAGCGTTATCACGATCTCGATTCGCCGGAGCATATGCATCCGCTGTTCACCTGGGCCATGGAAGAGAGCCTCGGCCAGTCCGAACGTGCGCTGGACGAACTGCTGACCAACTTCCCGAACAAGGTGCTTGGATGCCTGATGCGGGTGATGGTGTTCCCTTTCGGTCGTCGCCACAGAGGCCCGTCGGACAGACTGGCGGCCAACGTCGCAGCCGTCATCGGCCGCCCCAAGGGCGATCCAACGCTTGAGGAGTTACTGGGGGGCTGCTATCGCCCGCAATCACCAGATGATTCGGTCGGCGCCCTGCAGCACGCTTGCGATTTGCTGAACGCGGCCAAACCGGTACAGAAAAAACTCAATACGGCGTTGAAAAGTCGCCAGGTCAAACCCACGCTCGGAGAATCTGCCATCGATGCCGCTCTGGAGGGTGGCGTCTTGCAACCGGTTGAAGCCCAGACCTTGCGTGAGGCAGAAGTGGCGCGACGCAAGGTGATTGATGTCGATGATTTCGACCCAAAGGAGCTGGTATTGGCCAAAGGCAAGGTCCGCTGA